In Nitrospirota bacterium, a single window of DNA contains:
- the rplS gene encoding 50S ribosomal protein L19 produces MNFLSALEETHKKGDIPVFNIGDTVRVHVRVVEGDKERVQPYEGVVIARHGGGVRETFTVRKVSFGVGVERIFPLHSPIVKLIEVMRRGDVRQAKLYYLRSKKGKDAKIKEKGRDQQHKAS; encoded by the coding sequence ATGAATTTTTTATCGGCACTTGAGGAGACGCACAAAAAAGGTGACATACCTGTTTTCAATATAGGGGACACGGTCAGAGTGCATGTGCGAGTGGTGGAGGGTGACAAGGAGCGGGTGCAGCCATATGAGGGGGTTGTGATAGCGCGGCATGGTGGCGGCGTGAGGGAGACCTTCACGGTGCGCAAGGTATCGTTTGGAGTCGGCGTGGAGAGGATATTTCCACTGCATTCACCTATAGTAAAACTAATCGAGGTCATGAGACGAGGAGACGTAAGACAAGCAAAGCTCTACTATCTAAGATCAAAGAAAGGCAAAGACGCAAAAATCAAGGAAAAGGGACGGGATCAGCAGCATAAAGCGAGTTGA
- a CDS encoding ribonuclease HII has translation MLSLFNFDREYIIKGHTLIGGIDEAGRGPLAGPVVAACVILPSDFYIDGLNDSKKLTEAARNRIFKELLYNKAVGIGVGMATNEEIDSVNILNATRAAMKRAVADVPVRPQLLLIDAVKLKDIDIKQVSIIKGDEKSASIASASVVAKVVRDSIMRGYHKTYPQYGFIRHKGYGTKEHMANIKEHGPCEIHRMTFAPVAALKEKILFAQ, from the coding sequence ATGTTAAGCCTGTTTAACTTCGACAGGGAATATATTATAAAGGGACATACCCTGATAGGCGGGATAGATGAAGCGGGGCGGGGGCCGCTTGCGGGCCCTGTTGTTGCAGCCTGTGTGATATTGCCCTCTGATTTTTATATTGATGGCTTAAACGACTCCAAAAAGCTGACCGAAGCTGCCAGAAATCGGATATTTAAGGAATTGCTTTACAACAAGGCGGTTGGTATTGGAGTAGGCATGGCAACAAACGAGGAGATTGACAGCGTAAACATATTAAATGCCACGCGTGCGGCTATGAAAAGAGCGGTTGCGGATGTCCCGGTAAGGCCGCAGTTGCTTTTAATAGATGCAGTAAAGCTTAAAGACATTGACATTAAACAGGTATCAATCATAAAAGGTGATGAAAAGAGCGCTTCAATTGCCTCAGCCTCGGTAGTTGCAAAGGTCGTGAGAGATTCAATTATGAGAGGCTATCATAAGACATATCCACAGTATGGCTTTATACGGCATAAGGGCTATGGAACAAAAGAGCACATGGCTAATATCAAGGAGCACGGCCCGTGCGAAATCCACCGCATGACTTTTGCCCCTGTTGCAGCACTTAAAGAAAAGATACTGTTTGCGCAGTAA
- a CDS encoding TonB-dependent receptor — protein MRKKIFRMLIMLALMVFSVSTLSYATNGDNLIGVGSGSREMGGTGIAAPQDAVGAISGNPAAVGDCGKVTLDLMGTLFIPTVTNKVTVGSASYNADSASKVYPIPSFAVTIPVSTQLKFGLAAYGVSGLGVDYGGTNVDNSRYYDFSAMYHRPAGSIVYPLQSGTYTNISTMQIAPFVRYKFDDQFSLGIAARVNYSILDLGSGKVDEFGLGGRIGLLYKPVDSVSLGLTYATPIPITYKSVTDLDGDGVKDDLKLSQPQEIGFGIAVSPVKDKLLLEADLKWVNWANADGFKDFDWSNQLVLGVGLQYKPIKQLALRAGYNYGKNPVNNHSNFNGSSTSMTTIQGKTMPTYYYESFRITGFPGIVEHHLTGGIQYTINDNVGINAGYMHAFKNTITENGTNMMGTAVSFESSLSEDSVELGVTVKF, from the coding sequence ATGAGAAAAAAAATTTTTAGGATGTTAATTATGTTGGCACTTATGGTTTTTAGTGTTTCAACACTGTCCTATGCCACAAACGGTGATAATCTGATAGGCGTAGGCAGCGGTTCGAGAGAGATGGGTGGAACAGGCATTGCGGCTCCTCAGGATGCTGTTGGCGCTATCTCTGGCAACCCTGCGGCAGTAGGGGACTGCGGAAAGGTTACACTTGATTTGATGGGAACGCTATTTATACCCACTGTAACCAATAAGGTTACGGTTGGCAGCGCTTCTTATAACGCAGACAGTGCAAGTAAGGTCTATCCTATACCTTCTTTTGCGGTTACGATTCCTGTTTCTACGCAGTTGAAGTTTGGGCTTGCGGCTTATGGAGTCAGTGGACTGGGCGTGGACTATGGTGGCACTAATGTGGATAATTCAAGATATTACGATTTCTCAGCCATGTATCATCGTCCTGCCGGAAGCATAGTGTATCCACTACAGTCGGGTACATATACCAACATTAGCACTATGCAGATAGCACCTTTCGTAAGGTACAAGTTTGACGATCAGTTCTCTTTAGGCATAGCTGCCAGAGTGAATTATTCGATACTGGACTTAGGCAGCGGTAAAGTAGATGAATTTGGTTTAGGCGGAAGAATAGGCTTGCTTTATAAGCCTGTGGATAGTGTATCTTTAGGGTTAACTTATGCTACACCGATACCGATAACTTACAAAAGTGTAACAGATCTTGACGGTGATGGTGTAAAAGATGATCTTAAGCTTTCGCAGCCGCAAGAGATTGGCTTTGGTATAGCGGTATCACCGGTTAAGGACAAACTGCTGCTTGAGGCCGATCTTAAATGGGTAAACTGGGCAAACGCAGATGGTTTCAAGGACTTTGACTGGAGCAACCAGTTGGTACTGGGTGTTGGCTTACAGTATAAACCAATTAAGCAATTAGCTCTGAGAGCAGGATACAACTATGGTAAGAATCCTGTTAATAACCACAGTAATTTTAACGGTTCAAGTACCAGCATGACAACCATTCAGGGAAAAACCATGCCTACGTATTACTATGAGTCATTCAGGATTACCGGTTTTCCAGGCATTGTCGAACATCATCTGACCGGAGGCATTCAATACACAATAAACGACAACGTTGGAATAAATGCCGGTTACATGCACGCATTTAAAAATACTATAACAGAAAACGGCACTAATATGATGGGTACTGCCGTATCTTTTGAGTCCTCATTATCAGAGGATTCAGTAGAATTAGGTGTTACGGTTAAGTTTTAG
- a CDS encoding ATP-binding protein — protein MTEIKLPAKMENLHEIMEQIAGAAREFGIVDDKIGDIELACEEIVVNVINYAYEEQDGDISVICTSEEGSKFVIEIIDSGIPFNALEAEDPDIDVPLMERKIGGLGIFFVKQLVDEVNYQRVDGSKNVLTLIVYKT, from the coding sequence ATGACTGAAATAAAGCTGCCGGCTAAGATGGAAAACCTCCATGAGATTATGGAACAGATAGCCGGGGCAGCAAGGGAGTTTGGCATAGTTGATGATAAGATTGGAGACATTGAGCTTGCCTGTGAAGAGATTGTGGTTAACGTCATAAACTATGCGTATGAGGAGCAGGATGGTGATATTTCAGTAATTTGTACGTCTGAGGAGGGTAGCAAATTTGTCATTGAAATAATTGATTCCGGCATTCCTTTCAATGCCCTTGAGGCAGAGGACCCTGACATTGATGTGCCACTTATGGAAAGAAAAATAGGCGGCCTCGGCATTTTCTTTGTAAAACAACTTGTTGATGAGGTTAACTATCAAAGAGTTGACGGCAGCAAAAATGTTCTCACTCTGATAGTTTATAAAACGTAA
- a CDS encoding DUF4935 domain-containing protein, whose protein sequence is MDNQVQDKINKNICVVIDTNIWFSDKMLMSNSGCTLKYHLSRIIGAKIGLPEVIEYEIEKNIVKYGAEKIEEIRENMRYIQMITGSIPELSLPTEDDFKKSVDKQFSVLEQKQLLYRIPFTISHAKNALRRVVDETPPNGKENQQYKDSAIWEAILCISEENDVHFITSDKAFYKSRSYKEGLHKSLKDNLKEGKNVIIHENIDSCLPELKKLLPPIDYPIMRDKINKEIDSKIRGDLNIVKANKDIEFILSTLENHVFETFVTENSEILFISFNFTYKVTPVDETLSISNATLLTIGDCFYNHKTAEISYVQVHRYEYKWYDSNGEQTIFPSNYFGINVTMGQRTLPYEVRTELDKYQKTD, encoded by the coding sequence ATGGATAACCAAGTTCAAGATAAAATCAATAAAAATATTTGTGTAGTAATTGATACTAATATTTGGTTTAGTGATAAAATGTTAATGAGTAACAGCGGATGCACTCTAAAATATCATTTATCGAGAATTATTGGAGCTAAAATAGGACTGCCTGAGGTTATTGAATATGAAATCGAAAAGAATATAGTTAAATACGGAGCAGAAAAGATAGAAGAGATAAGGGAAAATATGAGGTATATTCAAATGATTACAGGTAGTATCCCTGAACTATCATTACCAACTGAGGATGATTTTAAGAAATCAGTAGATAAACAATTTAGCGTTCTAGAACAAAAGCAACTGTTATATAGAATTCCATTTACGATCTCTCACGCAAAAAACGCTCTCAGGCGAGTTGTAGATGAAACGCCTCCCAACGGTAAAGAGAACCAACAATATAAGGATTCAGCAATATGGGAGGCAATACTATGTATATCAGAGGAAAACGACGTTCATTTTATAACAAGCGATAAAGCATTTTATAAAAGCCGTTCATATAAAGAGGGTTTACATAAATCCCTGAAAGATAATTTGAAAGAAGGTAAAAACGTCATTATTCATGAAAATATAGACTCATGCCTTCCAGAATTAAAAAAATTATTACCTCCTATAGATTATCCAATAATGAGAGATAAAATAAATAAAGAAATAGATTCTAAGATTAGAGGTGATCTGAATATAGTTAAAGCAAATAAAGATATAGAGTTTATCTTATCTACACTAGAGAACCATGTATTTGAAACATTTGTCACTGAAAACAGTGAAATATTATTCATTTCTTTTAATTTCACTTATAAAGTAACTCCGGTTGACGAAACACTTAGCATTTCAAACGCTACTTTATTAACAATAGGTGATTGTTTCTATAATCATAAAACGGCTGAAATTTCGTATGTCCAGGTACATCGTTATGAATATAAATGGTATGACTCTAATGGTGAACAGACAATATTTCCATCGAATTATTTTGGTATAAATGTGACTATGGGGCAGAGAACTTTACCATATGAAGTGAGAACGGAGCTTGACAAATATCAAAAAACTGATTAG
- a CDS encoding cyclic nucleotide-binding domain-containing protein, which translates to MDKSNFSYLMRRLYEEIKAADVDEAYETFMLIMDLVFIDKNVPRFFQELLDKNALRMFDDISLVKFNAKDVISKEGDRDDSMFIIVSGTVRISKKKVKAKGPLIPMPPVLLNHLITSMISGSSKTLSSLSVGDFFGESALFSAKPMAVSAIAETDVEVMVITGKSLQKAMSVKPNLRSLLREYYVSRLDSMLESLQKEQSMVQACAFGTLLGTVMPDESNYSDSSMIMSADSGTGESRQVVEASFSLKSRSGVEVGLDKVKALYAANRKGDAALLYLRLYSLFFKDFTAVATEAFTNKVLNNPKVKNIKLLSDVLDKVQTIIIPAAIHTELEVVDEQDYHGNFLALFNDLLKRKLDKAKQLNFKQDQIIVKYGDKSDSIYVVRSGSVKVYPLGVMPEGGEDESKVIEIGKGEIFGEFAFFTKKTRTATVIAAEDTSIYELKRPLVTEIVKEYPEVLEFFKKTYQSGINNLIKEADAIKAYYQNDLAS; encoded by the coding sequence ATGGACAAAAGTAATTTTAGTTATTTAATGAGACGTTTGTACGAGGAGATAAAAGCTGCGGATGTGGATGAGGCATATGAGACGTTTATGCTTATCATGGATTTGGTATTTATAGATAAAAACGTTCCACGGTTTTTTCAGGAATTGCTGGATAAAAACGCTCTCAGGATGTTTGATGACATATCGCTTGTCAAATTCAACGCTAAGGATGTAATAAGCAAAGAGGGCGACCGTGACGATTCTATGTTTATAATAGTAAGTGGCACGGTGCGTATATCCAAAAAGAAGGTTAAAGCAAAGGGCCCTCTGATTCCTATGCCGCCCGTATTGCTGAATCATCTGATAACCTCTATGATTTCCGGAAGCTCTAAGACACTTTCTTCTCTTTCAGTCGGAGATTTTTTTGGCGAGTCGGCGTTGTTTTCAGCAAAGCCCATGGCAGTAAGCGCCATTGCCGAAACCGATGTGGAGGTTATGGTGATAACCGGTAAATCGCTCCAAAAAGCGATGAGTGTTAAGCCTAATCTGCGCTCTCTGCTTAGAGAGTATTATGTTTCACGGCTTGATTCCATGCTGGAGTCTCTGCAAAAAGAACAGAGTATGGTTCAGGCCTGTGCTTTTGGGACACTTTTGGGAACAGTTATGCCTGATGAGAGCAACTATTCGGATAGTTCTATGATTATGAGTGCTGATTCGGGGACAGGCGAGTCCAGACAGGTGGTGGAGGCAAGTTTCTCTCTTAAATCCAGGTCCGGGGTAGAAGTTGGCCTTGATAAAGTGAAAGCCCTCTACGCAGCAAATCGAAAGGGAGATGCCGCACTTTTGTATCTGAGATTGTACAGTCTGTTTTTTAAAGATTTTACTGCAGTTGCCACAGAAGCGTTTACCAATAAAGTGTTGAATAATCCTAAGGTTAAAAACATAAAGTTGCTTTCTGATGTTTTGGATAAAGTGCAAACCATAATAATACCTGCTGCAATACACACTGAGCTTGAGGTTGTTGATGAACAGGATTACCACGGAAATTTCCTTGCCTTATTTAATGATTTGCTTAAGAGGAAACTCGATAAGGCTAAGCAGTTAAACTTTAAGCAAGACCAGATAATTGTAAAGTATGGGGATAAGTCAGACTCTATATACGTGGTCAGAAGTGGCTCAGTTAAGGTTTATCCTCTCGGAGTGATGCCTGAAGGTGGAGAGGATGAGAGTAAGGTCATTGAAATAGGTAAGGGAGAAATATTTGGTGAATTTGCTTTTTTCACTAAAAAAACCCGCACTGCTACTGTAATTGCCGCCGAGGATACATCCATTTATGAGTTAAAGAGGCCACTTGTTACGGAAATTGTGAAAGAATACCCTGAAGTTCTGGAATTCTTTAAGAAAACGTACCAGTCCGGAATCAATAACCTGATTAAAGAGGCAGATGCCATTAAGGCATATTACCAAAATGATCTGGCTTCTTAA
- a CDS encoding STAS domain-containing protein, translated as MAVEVKADKNNGLDVVSIIGRMDASNTSVFDEKMKEVLSQNPGKVVVSLKELEYVSSAGLRSFIAVAKEIKKCEGKLAFIEPTEQVLKVLKMSGMTTVLKICSSMDEAVREL; from the coding sequence ATGGCCGTGGAGGTAAAAGCTGATAAAAATAACGGGTTGGATGTGGTTTCTATAATTGGCCGTATGGACGCATCGAATACATCCGTTTTCGACGAGAAGATGAAAGAGGTATTAAGCCAAAATCCCGGCAAAGTAGTGGTTTCTCTTAAAGAGCTTGAGTACGTAAGCAGTGCAGGGTTAAGGAGTTTTATTGCCGTTGCAAAAGAGATTAAAAAGTGTGAAGGCAAACTTGCCTTTATTGAGCCCACTGAGCAGGTTTTAAAGGTGCTGAAAATGTCCGGCATGACTACTGTGCTGAAAATTTGCAGCTCTATGGATGAAGCAGTGAGAGAGTTGTAA